Within the Bacteroidia bacterium genome, the region ATAAAAATCGAAAAGTACAAGAACGATAAACTTGTTAACTAAAGACCAAACAATTTTTTAAATGAAAACAATTATTATCGCTTTACTTTTATTTATCATAAATGCAAAAGCATTTTCTCAAAAGACCTATCAGGAGAATAATTATTTACGTGAAGACTTAGTTTTTGATCCAACATTGGTTTTTCCGGAGACTTCAAAATTTAGTTATAATGATAGCTTATCCGATGTTAAAATATTAAATTATTGGACGACTCCACTTCAACAAAGGACGATTTATCTTACGTACGAAGGAGGGTGTTCATACGTCTTTAGAATTTGCTATAACGAAAAAGACTATATTGAAGATATGTTCCACGTTACTTTTGATTCTTTGCGTAAACATGTTGAATTCTATACGCAAACACGGCTTGATGGAAGAGTTGGAACGGCTTGCGATAGACGAATCGCCTCTGCAAAGTATAATTTTTCAGAAGACCGAATAATAGTTTACCTCTTAATCAAAGACGGGAACAATGAAAGTTGTAAGGAACAGACTTACGTGGAATTATTTATGAAGATTGAGTTTCCAAAAAATTGCAAATGATTATTTGATGTACATGAAAACACGATTACTAATTTTATTTTGTTTCATTGGGCAGCTTGCCTTTTCGCAAACTATAATTAAACTTAATTCTCCCATGAAAACTCAAGAGGATTATAGTTGCATTAATCCTTCAGACACTTCTTTTGTGGTCGTTGGCCATAGCGAAGATATGGGAAAGTGGTATGGTCATTATTACAAATTAAAAACTAACGTGCCGGATGGCGAATATGATTTTTACGTTAACGGAAAATTGGAATTAAAAGCATTCATCAAAAATTCTCAGTATGATGGTGTTTGGAGTTATTACTTCCATCAAGGGAATCTAAAGGAGGTTAAGCCTTATGTAAACGGAAAACTGGATGGTGAAAATATTTCCTTTTACGCAAGAGGCTCAATAAGTCGTAAAACAAAATACGTTGATGACAATGGTGTGTCTACCGTTGAATATTACGAATCAGGAAATATTAAATCCAAATCCTCACAAAGCGGAGATGGTTTATACTATAAAGAATACCCTGATAGCCTTCAATCTTCAACTGAAACAAAAGCTGAAATAAAAATAGGTACATACAATTGCGCCTCGAAAAGTTGCCCATCGATTGTGTTACTTAAAAACGGGAAATTCTATTTTACCAAAACAGAAAAAGAGCAAAAGCAAAATGGAACTTGGGAATTAAATGGCGATACCTTGCTTCTTTATTATGAATATGAGGTTAACAAGGAAAATAAGGGCAGGAAGATCTCTAATTATGAGTATCCGAGTTATCAACTAATAAAAGCAACATCAAAATATATTGTTTCAGAGGAGTCGCTGATTTTAATGGATAATCACAATCCGAAATTCAAATACGATAGTTGCAATATTTTTGTTTTTGAGAAGTAAAATCGAATGAAATATACATTAATCATATCCATTTTCTGCTTGACAATATTGTCATGTTCTGATTCAACTAATTCCAGCAAAGAAGATGTGGTTGAAGAAATTGACTTAAACGCAATCCAAATAAATGCCACTCTCCCATTTGGCTGTATCAATTTAACTAAATTGAAATACCCAATGGAATGGACAAGTGACCTAAAAAATTATGGACAGCTCAAGAATCCGGAAGAACTTGATAGTATAGGAAAGTGTTTTTATAAAATTAATTCCAGCAAAGTCATAAACTCCCCGGTTGTTAAAAAATCAGAACTTTTATTAATTGGAGACTTTTTGGAGCAGAGCCATTTTTTAGACACAATACTTCAAAATTCTATTGATAGTTGCAGATTTCGATTACCCAATATCGGCATATATGAATGCTATTACTCATTTCAACGTGACGTAAAAATCAGTTCATTCGGATCATATGGAAATCTTTTACTTCTTGACCCGAAAACGAAAACCGGCAAATTATTAAATATCTATTTTGAAGGGTCAGGTGATTCAAATGTTATGTCCAGGTATTTTTTTATCGATAAAGACACAATAATTATTTATGAAGGACGGTGCTATGATGATGGTTGTGATTTGGATGAAAAATACAAAATCAATATCGCGCATGATGGTAGCGTAAATATTAATCGAAAAGAATAAAAAAAGTGAGGGCTTTTATTTCAATATGTTTTTTGTTTTTAATCCCAAATTTGGGAATTGCTCAAACCGGCACTATAAAAGGATCAGTCGTAGATTCAATTTCTAAGGAAATTTTGATTTTTGTTGATGTATCGTTAAGTGGCACTCCATTTAAAACCGAGGCAGATATAGATGGTTTTTTTATTTTGGATTCTATTCCTTATGGAACTTATGTTTTAAGAGTATCATATGTCGGATTCAAAACAAAGGAACAGACTATTATTTTGAGAAAAGGCGAGACACCCAACGTGAAAATCGAATTAAATTCAACTCCTGAAATTTTAGGTGCTCCTAAGTTACCTTATGTGCAACCGATGAACTATCAATCTAAAGATTCTGTAACCGAGTTCTACTCTGAAGGCAGAAAAATATGTTTTTACCAAGGAAATTCATTCAACAGTTGGCTTGTAATTACTGACACTTTAACAAACGATACTTTAGAATATGACAAACAGATTTCTCAAAATTACTCTTTGAGTATTTTGTACGAAAACAATAAACCAAAATATCAAATGCATTGCAAAGCGTACTACAACAAAAAAGCAAGAAAAACCAGAAAAGCAGAGCGACATCATAATTTCGTACATAAACTTCCGAGAGGATTAAGATTTGGACATAAAACCTGTTTTTTTCCAGTATTTTATTATGACAAATCGGCAAAAATAAATAGTCGACAAATTTTAGTTGACAATAAATGGAAAAAATATTCTGATAAAAATCTAAGACCCTCATACGCCCTTTTTGATACTTACATGATAAAGGCAGACGGGATAATAAAATCAAAATTTTAATGATTAGATTGAATAAAATATTTGCAAAAATATCCACTCCGTTAAAAATAACGTTTGTGTATATAATTCCTCTTGCACTTATTTTAAATTGGCTGCTGAATCCGGGTTACAATCTTATACTAACTAATTCTGAATGTATAGATTATTCAGGTAATGGGGTTCTCTCAAGTGGAAGTGGGTTTCCATTTGTTTCACAAGTTGGCACGTGTGGTTCAGATTGCTTTGGTGCGGATTACAGAACTGTTAGTTATTTTTTTAAGTGTATAAACGGGGCTATTATGCTCTTGCTTTCATTCCTTTTATACTATTTAGTTTTGAAAAGAGTCAAACCAAAATTATGGCAATCCATAGTATGGTGTTTCCTTATCTATTCTTCCTTCGGAATGTATTTCCAAAGTTCTATGGATTTTATAAGGTGCGGAACATTTGGATATGATGAAATTACTGCTATTCATTTTCGCTTTGATGTTTATCGGTTATTGAATGGGTTCGAACCTATCGTATTCTTTGGCAACTATTTTCTTTTAGCCCTTCCTATGTTAGTTGCCTTTTTGATATTTAAAGACCATAAGAAAAAAGATTCTCAAGTCTCCAAATGGTGGTTTCTCTTCTACATTTATTGGAGTGTATTCTTTTTTATAGTATTAGTTTTTGAATGGTGGCTTGCAAGATTTAATGACCAAATGATAACGAGTTCGGGAGATTGGACTTTTAGGCAACATTGGATTTCAATTCTTATAGGCTATGCGTTAGTAATTACTCTGTTTACTTTTGCAAGGCGACTACTTTTGAGAAAGAAAAAGTATTCGGTTTTATTTGCAATTGCTTTCTCGGTTATTTCGCTTCTTATCACAATCAAGAATCAACATTGCATTGTTTTTGGTTCTAATGGGAGTAGATTTGTTGAGTTTTATACTCCTTTTTACGAAAGTCAATCAATAGGATGTTGGACTCAACGTTGGGACAATCCCTTAGAAAAACTTAATCCACCGTTTGAGAATAAAAACATTCTGAAAATACATACAAAAGAGAATCACATCACCTTTGAAAGACCGATTGTTGGAGATTATAAAATCACAAAGCAATTTCTCTTTTGGAGATTTGATTTTCCAGAGGTGTTTGAATTTTAGTAACTACGATTGGAATATCAAGAACAATTGGGATGAGGAAGAATAATTTATTTTAATGAAAGATAATTGTATCGTTTGTGCTGAAGAATTTGAGGTCGTACAGGAAGCCTTTAGTTATAGCCAATGCTTAAAGACTGATAAAAATAGTTAAGTGTATTCAATGAACAACAGAATCTATATCTTTTCTTACTATTCAATAGCGCGCATTAGTGCTACCGTTTTGCTTTTTCTTGCTGTCCTAAACGCGTTTGGACAAAAGCCATCAACAATTTCTTTCGCATTTAGGCTGTATGATAATGATGGAAGTCTTATTGATAATAAACAATTGTGCAATGGAAAAATCTATATTGACAATCCGAAAGGAGGATTTATTTCTCCCTGTGATCCAAACTCAATGAGTACTTATATCCCCTCAACAAAATATTTTTTAATTGATATTATTGCGTTGCAACCGCCATACGCCATTATATTAATCAAGGAGCAAGATACAATGGCAATATCCTTTACAAAGAGAGGTGATTTTATTTGTGATTCGCTAACGATTCACGCTGGCCTTTATTCGTACGATTCAATATGTACAGACGTGGATAAAATAAAATTTAATTCCGGTGAAAGGACTTTCTGTAAAATCACAACCTTGTCTAAATCAGATTCAAACCAGTTACAAGTGTCATCTGGAAATCCACTAAAAACGCGGGTAAATCATTCTGCGAAAATAGAAGAAGACCCTGATTCAATTTCTAATGAAGAAATTATTTTCGATACAACGGATACAGGTCATTTGAATAAAAAAACTAAAGAAAGAAGATTATTATTTAAAAGACGTGGATATGACGTAATAATTACAACAGAATATTATTCTACAGGAAAAACTAAATCGAAGCATTGGCATTATTATCAAATTATAGAAAGTACCGGAGAAAAAGGAAAATTGCAACGTGCTTATAAGCAAAAAACGTATTATGCAAGCGGTAAGAAAGCCTCCCATATAAATTGGATTAGGCATAAACAAAAAACATGGGACGAGAATGGTAAAAGAACTGAAATATATAATAGAGAAATTGTACCCTACAATCAATAATATGAATAACGAAATGCACTGGCTATAACACGGGTTTTGCGTTAGTGGGTGGACAGTGCGAATAGAAACATTTAAGCAATAAATAAACTTTGGTGCTGGCAGACAGTTTACGGTTTCAAAAGCCCACCAACGCAAAGCCCGAAACCGACTGACTTGTTCTGATAAATGCAAGAAAGAGTACGCGGAATTCCGAGAAAAACTGGCTCAAGCAAGACCTGAAGATAGGGACGCATTGGTCATCCCTTTTTTAGCCAAAATCGAGGCTAAATTGGGAGGGGATGGGTTTCCGAAATATTCGACCGGAAACTAAGAATCGGGTATTTTCCCGCCCTCGCTTGCCGGAGGCCACCTTGCCCCCTTTAAATTGAAATTTTGGCTAATATTTACTCAGGTTGGAGGGGCGATTTCATCCCGATAAAGTCATTTTTGAGGGTCAGGGGATTGACCTTTTCATACCTTTGTAAAGAAGCCGATAAATTGTTAGACAACAACCCAGTTAATTGTACAAAATCAGAGCAGGAATGCGATGGGAATTCGTGTGGTCCTGTTATTTATTTATGTGCTTGCTGTCCTTAACAACGTAAAGGCATAGCCGGCCGTTATATCTTCAACACTCTCATCTCTACCCTCCGGTTTTTTGCGCGATTGGGTTCCGTATCGTTCGGGGCAACGGGTTTATCCGGACCAAAACCAACGGAAATAATCCTTCCCTCATCAATGCCTTTGCTAACCACATACTTCTTGCACGCATTGACACGCTGATACGAAAGCGAGCGATTCATCTGAGCATCTCCTTCCGCGGAAGTATGCCCTGACAACTCTATCTCTGCGGTTGGATTCGCCTTTAAAAAAGCAACGATCTTTTCCAACTCCGCTTTAGCTTCAGGCTTTAATTCCGACTTACCCTGATCAAAGAGAATCAGATTGAGCTGAACCGATTCCCCGGCTCTGAGTGTCTTACCCCCAAACTGAATACTATTCTTTCCCTTTTCCAGGTAGAGGGTAACCGGCGGGTTATCGTCTCCTTCGTTGATATCAGCCTGTGCATATCCTTCCAGGTAGCCCTCGGCCTGCGCACCAATGATCTCAAATCCGGCAGGAACATCCCTGAACTGAAATTTCCCTTCACTGTCCGTTACAATTTCAGTTTTATCCGCGAGATAAACACGCGCATTCCTGATGGGCTCTTGTGTAACCTTGTCCAGAACAGTACCAGCTATGCTCCCTTTACATGCATTCTCACGTTTGCGATTCAAGACCAGGCGAATAAAGTCGACTGCAAATCCATCATGCGCCCCCGTGATTTCATCAATTTTTATGGTCAGGCTGCCTTCGTTAATCATTGGCCAGAATTCCTCGGGCAGGGGTATGCTGATGAGCTTCCCAACCGGCCCGCTCTGATCAACGGCATTCAGGAATTTTTCGCCTTCCACAAAACGCTTACCATTGAGAAGAAATTGAAATTTAGAACAAAAAGAGGGTGATTGAAAGTCATCGATAAATAGCTGGATAAAAGCATTCCGGATCGCTGCCTTTTTCATTACTTCCGCCTGAATTTTCCATTCCACAGGTTTAGAGGTAAGGGGATTATAATTGTCGGTGTAACCATCTCCTCCGCATTTAGAGATAGTACCGGGCTTAAATTTTGAAGAAAGCAGTATCCTGTCGAACCCGTTCATTTCACCTGGATCAGCCTCCCAGGGGAATGCGTGTGCCTGAGTCATCCTCCCGCAAAATGGATCAAAATCTTCGGGCCATCCGAAACCAAGATTATCAACATCGCCGATACGAATGATAAAATCCGCTTCCGGAGAATTGATGACAACCTCCTCCCTGCTTGTCCAGTTCTTGTCCCAGGTTATTGTTTTTACCTGTGAGGAAACCGCAAGACAGCTCAGGAGAAAAGAGATAAGAGTAAAGGATTTCATAGGTTCGGACATTGCTTACCCTAAAGATCGTTATTTCAAGCAATCTATGGCAGGGAAGGGACTTCTTAACGGCCTGTATATCAACGTGCAAGAGCGAAGGCGGATCGTTGCGCAAACTGTTTCCGAATTGCCTGATTTTGAGTATCTTCGCATCCCTTTTAAGGGGAATTATGGAAAATCAGGTCAAACTCTTTTCAGGCAATGCCACCCGGGAACTTGCGGCGAAAATCGCCTCTTCGTACGGAGTGGCGCTGGGAGACATGAAGATCAGTAAATTCTCTGACGGAGAATTCCAGGTTTCTTTTGAGGAAACGGTGCGGGGCGCTGAAGTGTTTCTCATCCAGAGCACCTTTCCTCCCACTGAAAACCTCTTTGAACTGCTGCTTATGGTGGATGCCGCCAAGCGTGCTTCCGCTAAAGAAATTGTTGCTGTGATCCCATATTTCGGCTGGGCACGGCAAGACAGAAAAGATCAGCCGCGTGTGGCGATTGGTTCCAAACTGGTGGCCGACCTGCTTTCTACCGCCGGTGTTACAAGGGTAATGACCATGGATCTTCATGCCGATCAGATCCAGGGATTTTTCAATGTACCTGTAGATCACCTGTACGCTTCCACACTTTTTATGAACTACATCCAGGATCTGCACCTCACTGACCTGACCATGGCCGCTCCCGACATGGGAGGTTCCAAGCGGGCCAATGCCTATGCCAAGCACCTCAAAGCAGAACTGGCTATTTGTTACAAACAGCGGAGCAAGGCAAATGTAGTGGACAGTATGACGCTGATCGGAGAGGTGGAAGGCCGTAATGTAGTGCTGGTAGACGACATGTGTGATACCGGGGGAACGCTCACGAAAGCTGCCGATATGATCATGGAACGGGGTGCTAAAAGTGTGCGTGCCATCTGTACCCATGCTGTGCTTTCCGGCAAGGCATATGAGAATATTGAAAAATCAAAAATTACGGAACTCATTGTTACCGACAGCATTCCTCCCCGGCAAAAGTGTTCCAAGATCCGTGTGCTCAGCTGTGCCCCGCTCTTCGCGGATGTTATACGGGCGGTACACACTTCGGAGTCTATAAGTAAACATTTTATAATGTAGCGGTTCAACAAACCCTCTTCTTACCATAACAGGAAAAGTAATTTCAATCAAACAATAACCAAAACAAAAACAAACAATGAAAACGGTATCGATTAGCGGTTCGCCACGTGCGAACGTAGGGAAAAAGGATGCCAAGGCGTTGCGTACGCAGGGACAGGTTCCCTGTGTGCTCTATGGCGGCAAAGAACAGATCACCTTCTCTGCTCCCATCCTTGCTTTCACCAAACTGGTTTACACACCTGAAATTTGCATGGTTAAACTGGACATTGGAGGTAAAAATTATGACGCGGTAATGCAGGACATTCAATTTGACATTGTCACAGACCGTCTCGCACACATAGATTTTCTTGAACTGGTACCCGGAAAGTCGGTCACGATGAATATCCCGGTCACCACCAAAGGTTCCGCTGCCGGTGTGAAAGAAGGCGGTAAACTTCAGAAGAAAACCCGCACGCTGAAGCTACGCGGTCCCATTGAAAAAATTCCCTCTGTAATTGAGTTGGATGTAACCAACCTGAACATCGGAGACAGTATCCGCGTTGCGGATATCAAATTCGACGGAGTGAGTTTACTGGATCCACCCAACTTCACCGTTGTGGGAGTGCGCGTGACGCGTCAGGTTGTAGAAGAAGTGGCAGCTCCTGTGGCCACCACGGCTGCTCCTGCGGCAGGTGCTACCACTGCGGCCCCTGCAGCGGAAGGTGCCAAGAAGGAAGAGAAGAAAGAAGAGAAGAAAAAATAACCTTCTTCTCCGAATTTATCCAAAACCCCTTGAGAACGTCAGGGGGTTTTTTTTCGACTTTTATTGCTTAATTTCGTCATATAATGAGGTGGCTACTCCATATTGCTCTCTTCCTGTTCGGCATGCTGGTGAAAGCCCAACCCTATGTGCCGCTGCTGGATTCTGTGAATGTTTGGAATCACGGATACCATGGCTGGTATGTCTCCCAGAATCCAACTCCCGCATCATGGAGCCCATTTGAAAACACTCGCTATTTTACGGATAGAGACACCACCATAGATTCCTTGATCTACAAGTTTCTTATTTTATCCGACCCGCCACCTACTGTTTACCCGGATTATCATGCCGGATTTATCAGAGAAGATACAAGCGCTAAAAAAGTCTATTATCGCACGGCAGCCGACACTGCCGAACGCCTGATTTATGATTTTTCTTTGGGTGTGGGTGATAGTGTATTTATTGATTTTGTTTTCTCGCCTAACAATTGCTTCCCGGATGAGGATGCCTATTTTCAAGTTATTTCCATTCAACTACGAAATACAACAAGTGGTTTAAAACGTGAATTTATTCTTGAACCTCATTTCCAATCTTGTACTTGGGGAAATTCAAGTTACTACCTCCGATGGGTTGAAGGAATTGGTTGCTTATCAGATTTTCTATATATAAACCCGATGAATTTTGCCATAAGCCCCGGACTATGGGCTGTAACTGATCTTTGGCTTTGTGGAATAGATGTTCCACAGTATGAGTTCCTATATTTTCTTACTTGCTTTGATCATAATTATAAGGTTTATTTTGATACGTGCG harbors:
- a CDS encoding carboxypeptidase-like regulatory domain-containing protein, giving the protein MGIAQTGTIKGSVVDSISKEILIFVDVSLSGTPFKTEADIDGFFILDSIPYGTYVLRVSYVGFKTKEQTIILRKGETPNVKIELNSTPEILGAPKLPYVQPMNYQSKDSVTEFYSEGRKICFYQGNSFNSWLVITDTLTNDTLEYDKQISQNYSLSILYENNKPKYQMHCKAYYNKKARKTRKAERHHNFVHKLPRGLRFGHKTCFFPVFYYDKSAKINSRQILVDNKWKKYSDKNLRPSYALFDTYMIKADGIIKSKF
- a CDS encoding OmpA family protein; the encoded protein is MKSFTLISFLLSCLAVSSQVKTITWDKNWTSREEVVINSPEADFIIRIGDVDNLGFGWPEDFDPFCGRMTQAHAFPWEADPGEMNGFDRILLSSKFKPGTISKCGGDGYTDNYNPLTSKPVEWKIQAEVMKKAAIRNAFIQLFIDDFQSPSFCSKFQFLLNGKRFVEGEKFLNAVDQSGPVGKLISIPLPEEFWPMINEGSLTIKIDEITGAHDGFAVDFIRLVLNRKRENACKGSIAGTVLDKVTQEPIRNARVYLADKTEIVTDSEGKFQFRDVPAGFEIIGAQAEGYLEGYAQADINEGDDNPPVTLYLEKGKNSIQFGGKTLRAGESVQLNLILFDQGKSELKPEAKAELEKIVAFLKANPTAEIELSGHTSAEGDAQMNRSLSYQRVNACKKYVVSKGIDEGRIISVGFGPDKPVAPNDTEPNRAKNRRVEMRVLKI
- a CDS encoding ribose-phosphate pyrophosphokinase; the encoded protein is MENQVKLFSGNATRELAAKIASSYGVALGDMKISKFSDGEFQVSFEETVRGAEVFLIQSTFPPTENLFELLLMVDAAKRASAKEIVAVIPYFGWARQDRKDQPRVAIGSKLVADLLSTAGVTRVMTMDLHADQIQGFFNVPVDHLYASTLFMNYIQDLHLTDLTMAAPDMGGSKRANAYAKHLKAELAICYKQRSKANVVDSMTLIGEVEGRNVVLVDDMCDTGGTLTKAADMIMERGAKSVRAICTHAVLSGKAYENIEKSKITELIVTDSIPPRQKCSKIRVLSCAPLFADVIRAVHTSESISKHFIM
- a CDS encoding 50S ribosomal protein L25 codes for the protein MKTVSISGSPRANVGKKDAKALRTQGQVPCVLYGGKEQITFSAPILAFTKLVYTPEICMVKLDIGGKNYDAVMQDIQFDIVTDRLAHIDFLELVPGKSVTMNIPVTTKGSAAGVKEGGKLQKKTRTLKLRGPIEKIPSVIELDVTNLNIGDSIRVADIKFDGVSLLDPPNFTVVGVRVTRQVVEEVAAPVATTAAPAAGATTAAPAAEGAKKEEKKEEKKK